A region from the Streptomyces tsukubensis genome encodes:
- the rsmI gene encoding 16S rRNA (cytidine(1402)-2'-O)-methyltransferase, producing MTQNAGPATGTTAGTLVLAGTPIGDPGDAPPRLAAELRTADIVAAEDTRRLRRLTQTLDAQPTGRVVSYFEGNEAARTPELVEALTGGARVLLVTDAGMPSVSDPGYRLVAAAVEADIRVTAVPGPSAVLTALALSGLPVDRFCFEGFLPRKAGERLARLRENEQERRTLVYFEATHRIEETLAAMAEVFGADRRAAVCRELTKTYEEVKRGGLADLAAWAADGVRGEITVVVEGAPAPGPGDLTPAELVARVRAREEAGERRKEAIAAVAAEAGVPKREVFDAVVAAKNENR from the coding sequence GTGACTCAGAACGCCGGACCGGCCACCGGAACGACTGCCGGAACCCTCGTCCTCGCCGGGACGCCCATCGGCGACCCGGGCGACGCCCCGCCCCGCCTCGCCGCCGAGCTGCGCACCGCGGACATCGTCGCCGCCGAGGACACCCGGCGGCTGCGGCGGCTCACCCAGACCCTGGACGCCCAGCCGACGGGCCGGGTCGTCTCCTACTTCGAGGGCAACGAGGCCGCCCGCACCCCCGAGCTGGTCGAGGCGCTCACGGGCGGCGCCCGGGTGCTGCTGGTCACCGACGCGGGCATGCCGTCGGTCTCCGACCCGGGCTACCGGCTCGTCGCCGCCGCCGTCGAGGCGGACATCCGGGTGACCGCGGTCCCCGGCCCGTCCGCCGTGCTGACCGCGCTCGCGCTCTCCGGACTGCCCGTCGACCGCTTCTGCTTCGAGGGCTTCCTGCCGCGCAAGGCGGGCGAACGGCTGGCCAGGCTCCGCGAGAACGAGCAGGAGCGCCGGACCCTCGTCTACTTCGAGGCCACCCACCGCATCGAGGAGACCCTCGCCGCGATGGCCGAGGTCTTCGGCGCCGACCGGCGTGCCGCCGTCTGCCGGGAGCTGACCAAGACGTACGAGGAGGTCAAGCGCGGCGGCCTGGCCGATCTTGCGGCCTGGGCGGCGGACGGGGTACGCGGTGAGATCACGGTCGTCGTCGAGGGCGCCCCGGCCCCCGGGCCCGGCGACCTCACCCCCGCCGAGCTGGTCGCCAGGGTGCGGGCCAGGGAGGAGGCGGGGGAGCGGCGCAAGGAGGCCATCGCGGCGGTCGCCGCCGAGGCCGGGGTGCCCAAGCGCGAGGTCTTCGACGCGGTGGTGGCGGCGAAGAACGAGAACCGCTGA
- a CDS encoding dolichyl-phosphate-mannose--protein mannosyltransferase yields MTSTAPSPLKRGADDPPPPAAWPARLRRFGYTPRTVIGLRERLVPPYARPSAKIWPVLGVPPHRVEPLLRISAWAGPLLVALFAGVIRFWNLGKPHAVIFDETYYAKDSWALINQGYEGNWPKDVDKRILQDPSSVAIPVDPGYVVHPPVGKWVIGLGEKLFGFEPFGWRFMVALLGTLSVLMICRIGRRLFRSTFLGCVAGLLLAVDGLHFVMSRTALLDLVLMFFVVAAFGCLLVDRDRARARLAGALPVDADGLLRPDATVARTLRLGARPWRIAAGVMLGLAAGTKWNGLYILAAFGLLTVLWDVGARRTAGAVRPYAAVARRDLVPAFVATVPVAVVTYIATWSGWIFTDKGHLRNWASTGPGRETAWPFLPDWLRSLWHYETEVYEFHVNLTSGHTYQSNPWSWIVMGRPVSYYYKDPKPGTGGCPAETSGNCASEVLALGTPLLWWAGCAAIVYVLWRWLFRRDWRAGAIACAIAAGWVPWFFYQERTIFVFYAVVFVPFLCLAVAMLIGAILGPRGATESRRAVGAIGAGVLVLLIIWNFIYFHPLYTGAVIPMSEWQDRMWLDTWV; encoded by the coding sequence GTGACCAGTACCGCGCCATCGCCCCTGAAGCGCGGGGCCGACGACCCGCCGCCCCCCGCCGCCTGGCCCGCGCGTCTGCGGCGCTTCGGATACACCCCGCGGACGGTGATCGGGCTGCGGGAGCGGCTCGTACCGCCGTACGCCCGGCCGTCCGCGAAGATCTGGCCGGTACTCGGTGTCCCCCCGCACCGCGTCGAACCGCTGCTGCGGATCTCCGCCTGGGCGGGCCCGCTGCTGGTCGCCCTGTTCGCCGGGGTGATCCGGTTCTGGAACCTGGGCAAGCCGCATGCGGTGATATTCGACGAGACGTACTACGCCAAGGACTCCTGGGCGCTGATCAACCAGGGGTACGAGGGCAACTGGCCCAAGGACGTCGACAAGCGGATCCTCCAGGACCCGTCGTCGGTGGCGATCCCCGTCGATCCGGGGTACGTGGTCCATCCTCCGGTCGGCAAGTGGGTCATCGGCCTGGGCGAGAAGCTGTTCGGTTTCGAGCCGTTCGGCTGGCGTTTCATGGTGGCGCTGCTCGGCACGCTGTCGGTGCTGATGATCTGCCGGATCGGCCGGCGGCTGTTCCGCTCGACGTTCCTCGGCTGTGTGGCGGGTCTGCTGCTGGCGGTGGACGGGCTGCACTTCGTGATGAGCCGTACCGCCCTGCTCGACCTGGTGCTGATGTTCTTCGTCGTCGCGGCCTTCGGCTGTCTGCTGGTCGACCGGGACCGGGCCAGAGCCCGGCTGGCGGGGGCGCTGCCGGTGGACGCCGACGGGCTGCTGCGGCCGGACGCGACGGTGGCGCGGACGCTGCGGCTCGGCGCGCGGCCCTGGCGGATCGCGGCGGGCGTGATGCTGGGCCTGGCCGCCGGGACCAAGTGGAACGGTCTGTACATCCTGGCCGCCTTCGGTCTGCTGACCGTCCTGTGGGACGTGGGCGCGCGCCGTACGGCGGGCGCGGTGCGGCCGTACGCGGCGGTGGCGCGGCGCGATCTGGTGCCCGCCTTCGTGGCGACGGTGCCGGTCGCGGTGGTGACGTACATCGCCACCTGGTCCGGGTGGATCTTCACGGACAAGGGGCATCTGCGGAACTGGGCGTCGACGGGACCGGGCCGGGAGACCGCCTGGCCGTTCCTCCCGGACTGGCTGCGCAGCCTGTGGCACTACGAGACCGAGGTGTACGAGTTCCATGTGAACCTGACCTCGGGCCATACGTACCAGTCCAACCCGTGGAGCTGGATCGTGATGGGCCGCCCGGTCTCGTACTACTACAAGGATCCGAAGCCGGGCACCGGCGGCTGTCCGGCCGAGACCAGCGGCAACTGCGCCTCCGAGGTGCTGGCGCTCGGCACCCCGCTGCTGTGGTGGGCCGGGTGCGCGGCGATCGTCTACGTGCTGTGGCGGTGGCTGTTCCGGCGCGACTGGCGGGCGGGCGCGATCGCCTGCGCCATCGCGGCGGGCTGGGTGCCGTGGTTCTTCTACCAGGAGCGGACGATCTTCGTCTTCTACGCGGTGGTCTTCGTGCCGTTCCTCTGTCTGGCGGTGGCGATGCTGATCGGGGCGATCCTGGGGCCGCGGGGGGCGACCGAGTCCCGGCGGGCGGTGGGCGCGATCGGCGCGGGTGTCCTCGTCCTGCTGATCATCTGGAACTTCATCTACTTCCACCCCCTGTACACGGGTGCGGTGATCCCGATGAGCGAATGGCAGGACCGGATGTGGCTGGACACCTGGGTGTAA
- a CDS encoding penicillin-binding transpeptidase domain-containing protein, whose product MRSGAKTAVVGGVFLVVAGGVAYGGWNLYEGISGDGTGKQSAKRTGPPSPEEIDGTARDFLAAWAKGDAETAAGLTDNAAEARALISGFRTEAKVSAAEIVPGPAVGAAVPYTVQATVVHEGVSKPLTYRSQLTVVRGQTSGRALVNWQPAVVHPQLTKGAKLTTGPASAPPITAVDRNGRELSKEQYPSLAAVVDGLRKRFGEATDGKPGVELMVESASESVPDRTLLVLAPGKPGKLKTTIDARVQAAAEKAVKGYGQASVAAVQPSTGEILAIANSPAGGFNTALMGAQAPGSTMKIVSAAMMLEHGLVTGADSKVECPKTVQWDGRTFENLKQFEVPNATFRQAFARSCNTTFIKAIKPLTEKGVASSALGDTARKYFGIGLDWKTGASTHDGNVPASSGTETAASYIGQGKITMNALNMASVSATVKNGAFKQPTLVPRSVNDADFATAEPLPPAMADTLRSLMRADASGGSGKQAMAPVGGDKGSKTGSAEVGDQAKSNSWFTGFAGDVSAAAVVQAGGRGGVAAGPVVASVLNAR is encoded by the coding sequence ATGCGCAGCGGAGCGAAGACCGCCGTCGTCGGCGGGGTGTTTCTCGTCGTGGCCGGAGGAGTCGCGTACGGAGGCTGGAACCTCTACGAAGGGATCAGCGGCGACGGCACGGGGAAGCAGAGCGCCAAGCGGACCGGGCCGCCGAGCCCGGAGGAGATCGACGGGACGGCGCGGGACTTCCTCGCCGCCTGGGCCAAGGGCGACGCGGAGACGGCCGCCGGGCTCACCGACAACGCGGCGGAGGCGCGGGCGCTGATATCCGGCTTCCGTACGGAGGCGAAGGTGTCGGCCGCCGAGATCGTTCCGGGGCCTGCGGTGGGCGCGGCGGTGCCGTACACGGTGCAGGCGACGGTGGTGCACGAAGGGGTGAGCAAACCGCTGACGTACCGGTCGCAGCTGACGGTGGTACGCGGGCAGACCTCGGGCCGGGCGCTGGTGAACTGGCAGCCCGCCGTCGTCCATCCGCAGCTGACGAAGGGCGCGAAGCTCACCACGGGCCCGGCGTCCGCCCCGCCGATCACGGCGGTGGACCGCAACGGCCGGGAGCTGTCGAAGGAGCAGTACCCGTCGCTGGCGGCGGTCGTCGACGGGCTGCGGAAGCGGTTCGGCGAGGCCACGGACGGCAAGCCCGGCGTGGAGCTGATGGTGGAGTCCGCGAGTGAGAGCGTGCCGGACCGGACGCTGCTGGTGCTCGCCCCGGGGAAGCCGGGCAAGCTGAAGACCACGATCGACGCCCGGGTGCAGGCCGCGGCGGAGAAGGCGGTGAAGGGCTACGGGCAGGCGTCGGTGGCGGCCGTCCAGCCCAGTACGGGCGAGATCCTGGCGATCGCCAACTCGCCCGCGGGCGGCTTCAACACGGCGCTGATGGGCGCCCAGGCCCCCGGGTCGACGATGAAGATCGTATCGGCGGCGATGATGCTGGAGCACGGTCTGGTGACCGGCGCGGACAGCAAGGTGGAGTGTCCGAAGACCGTGCAGTGGGACGGCCGGACCTTCGAGAACCTGAAGCAGTTCGAGGTGCCGAACGCCACCTTCCGGCAGGCGTTCGCTCGCTCCTGCAACACGACCTTCATCAAGGCGATCAAACCGCTGACGGAGAAGGGTGTCGCGAGCTCGGCCCTGGGCGATACGGCCCGCAAGTACTTCGGCATCGGGCTGGACTGGAAGACGGGCGCGTCGACGCACGACGGCAATGTGCCCGCTTCGTCGGGTACGGAGACCGCCGCTTCGTACATCGGCCAGGGGAAGATCACGATGAACGCGCTGAACATGGCGTCCGTGTCGGCGACGGTGAAGAACGGCGCCTTCAAGCAGCCCACGCTGGTGCCGCGGTCGGTGAACGACGCGGACTTCGCGACGGCGGAGCCGCTGCCCCCGGCGATGGCGGACACGCTGCGGTCGCTGATGCGGGCGGACGCGAGCGGCGGATCGGGCAAGCAGGCGATGGCGCCGGTCGGCGGCGACAAGGGGTCGAAGACCGGTTCGGCGGAGGTCGGCGACCAGGCCAAGAGCAACTCGTGGTTCACCGGGTTCGCCGGGGATGTGTCGGCGGCGGCCGTCGTGCAGGCGGGCGGCCGGGGCGGGGTGGCCGCGGGGCCGGTGGTGGCGAGCGTGCTGAACGCGCGCTGA
- a CDS encoding YbaK/EbsC family protein: MSTHDSTASDAHPRFAAALKELGLDVPVRRFPDATRTAAEAAAAIGCDPSEIVKSLIFAADGEPVLVLMDGASRVDVERVRAELGAGTVKRADADLVRATTGYAIGGVPPFGHLTRTRVLADRGLLAHDVVWAAAGTPHTVFPLDPGALVEHAGGTLVDVRERTE; the protein is encoded by the coding sequence ATGAGCACTCATGACAGCACCGCATCCGACGCCCATCCCCGTTTCGCCGCCGCGCTGAAGGAGTTGGGGCTCGACGTCCCGGTACGCCGCTTCCCGGACGCCACCCGGACCGCAGCCGAGGCGGCGGCCGCCATCGGCTGCGACCCGAGTGAGATCGTCAAGTCGCTGATCTTCGCGGCGGACGGGGAGCCGGTGCTGGTGCTGATGGACGGGGCGTCGCGGGTGGACGTCGAGCGGGTACGAGCCGAGCTGGGGGCCGGGACAGTCAAACGCGCCGACGCCGATCTCGTGCGGGCGACGACGGGGTACGCGATCGGCGGGGTGCCCCCCTTCGGGCATCTGACCCGGACCCGGGTGCTGGCGGACCGCGGGCTGCTCGCCCACGACGTGGTGTGGGCGGCGGCCGGGACCCCGCACACGGTCTTCCCGCTGGACCCCGGGGCGCTCGTCGAGCACGCGGGCGGCACACTCGTCGATGTGCGGGAGCGTACGGAGTAG
- a CDS encoding ABC transporter permease has protein sequence MSPVSAAARGPAARPGRAAFRAGWQRGLIELRQSFTNGADLVAHFLWPVLLLAVLLFLRDRESGADGIPFATFALPGIFGMNIAMGMVAMSQILTADREDGTLLRARATPYGVRGFITGKVVSVGGGLLADLAILLVPGLFLVDGLAVDGTGDRFTLLWALVLGMLATLPVGAVLGSLAGSARAQGLVQLPVLGMIAISGIFHPVTALPEWLQWTAQATPVYWLGLAMRSVFLPDEAAAAEIDGSWRLWEAAGVLGLWAALGLLVAPVVLRRTARRESGSNVAERRERALRRTL, from the coding sequence GTGAGCCCGGTATCCGCAGCCGCCCGCGGGCCCGCGGCGCGGCCCGGCCGCGCCGCGTTCCGCGCCGGATGGCAGCGGGGCCTGATCGAACTGCGCCAGTCCTTCACCAACGGCGCCGACCTCGTCGCCCACTTCCTCTGGCCCGTGCTGCTGCTGGCCGTCCTGCTCTTCCTGCGGGACCGCGAGTCCGGCGCCGACGGGATCCCGTTCGCCACCTTCGCCCTGCCGGGCATCTTCGGGATGAACATCGCCATGGGCATGGTCGCCATGAGCCAGATCCTGACCGCCGACCGGGAGGACGGCACCCTGCTGCGGGCCCGCGCCACCCCCTACGGCGTCCGCGGCTTCATCACCGGCAAGGTGGTCTCCGTCGGCGGCGGGCTCCTCGCCGATCTGGCGATCCTCCTCGTCCCCGGGCTGTTCCTGGTGGACGGCCTCGCGGTCGACGGCACCGGCGACCGGTTCACCCTGCTCTGGGCCCTGGTCCTCGGCATGCTGGCGACCCTGCCGGTCGGCGCCGTCCTGGGCTCCCTCGCCGGTTCCGCCCGCGCCCAGGGCCTGGTCCAGCTCCCGGTCCTGGGCATGATCGCAATCTCGGGGATCTTCCACCCCGTCACCGCACTGCCCGAATGGCTCCAGTGGACCGCCCAGGCGACCCCGGTCTACTGGCTGGGCCTGGCGATGCGCTCCGTCTTCCTGCCCGACGAGGCGGCGGCAGCCGAGATCGACGGCTCCTGGCGGCTGTGGGAGGCCGCCGGGGTACTGGGGCTCTGGGCGGCCCTGGGGCTGCTGGTGGCGCCGGTCGTACTGCGCCGGACGGCCCGCCGCGAATCGGGTTCGAACGTGGCGGAGCGCCGCGAACGCGCCCTGCGGCGGACCCTGTGA
- a CDS encoding ABC transporter ATP-binding protein — protein sequence MNERQDWEPGQQPPVVLDVAGLRMRYGTHDVLHDVTFRAHRGEVLALLGPNGAGKTTTVEILEGFRARSAGRAEVLGTDPALGGERWRARTGIVLQSWRDHGKWRVRELLAHLGSYYASYATPAVPRPWDADDLIAAVGLTGDAGRKIRTLSGGRRRRLDVAVGLVGRPEVLFLDEPTTGFDPEARAAFHTLVRRLAAEHATTVLLTTHDLDEADRLADRILVLAGGRIVADGTSAELARRYAVEDEVRWTAGGRRHIAATSDSTAFARRLFHRHGDDLGELEVRRASLADTYTALVRRAEETGQRLPGGPGGAR from the coding sequence ATGAACGAACGACAGGACTGGGAACCCGGGCAGCAGCCGCCCGTGGTCCTCGACGTCGCCGGGCTGCGGATGCGGTACGGCACCCACGACGTCCTGCACGACGTCACCTTCCGCGCCCACCGCGGGGAGGTCCTCGCCCTCCTCGGCCCCAACGGCGCGGGCAAGACCACCACGGTGGAGATCCTCGAAGGCTTCCGGGCCCGGTCCGCCGGACGGGCCGAGGTCCTCGGCACCGACCCGGCGCTCGGCGGCGAACGGTGGCGGGCCCGTACCGGGATCGTCCTCCAGTCCTGGCGCGACCACGGCAAGTGGCGGGTACGGGAACTCCTCGCCCACCTCGGCTCGTACTACGCGTCCTACGCGACCCCCGCCGTCCCCCGGCCCTGGGACGCCGACGATCTGATCGCCGCCGTCGGCCTCACCGGGGACGCGGGCCGGAAGATCCGTACCCTCTCCGGCGGCCGGCGGCGCCGCCTCGACGTCGCCGTCGGACTCGTCGGCCGCCCCGAGGTGCTCTTCCTCGACGAGCCGACCACCGGTTTCGACCCCGAGGCCCGGGCCGCGTTCCACACCCTCGTCCGGCGGCTCGCCGCCGAGCACGCCACCACGGTCCTGCTCACCACCCACGACCTCGACGAGGCGGACCGGCTCGCCGACCGGATCCTCGTCCTCGCCGGGGGCCGGATCGTCGCCGACGGCACCTCCGCCGAACTCGCCCGCCGGTACGCCGTCGAGGACGAGGTGCGGTGGACGGCGGGCGGCCGGCGGCACATCGCCGCCACCTCCGACTCCACCGCCTTCGCCCGGCGGCTGTTCCACCGCCACGGCGACGACCTCGGGGAGCTGGAGGTCCGCAGGGCGTCCCTCGCCGATACGTACACGGCCCTGGTCCGCCGCGCCGAAGAGACCGGGCAGCGGCTCCCCGGCGGGCCCGGGGGCGCCCGGTGA
- a CDS encoding GbsR/MarR family transcriptional regulator yields the protein MPGGRLTEDERRSIAGWLSEGIGYAEAARRLGRPTSTVSREVARNGGPGAYRADHAHRATAWRARRSGSRTAAASGGGRGAESGEARLFWEQFAAAMAATGLPRMAARVLTELFTTDTGSLTAAELVHRLRVSPASVSKAVGYLEGLGTIRRERDHGGPPARRRRDRYVLDDDLWVSAWTSGADSTARWAGTALRGAELLGPETPAGARLQQTALFFQRLAADMDAGPVPAADGDRVLTVLAALVEAGGPRTTDTLAAALGWPEGRVAAAVATAVRHPELTDPLALREAAPGLWTAAARPGRLSPSQQTALTTDQADQADQAAQAAPTASRRA from the coding sequence GTGCCGGGAGGGAGACTGACCGAGGACGAGCGGCGGTCGATCGCGGGCTGGCTGTCCGAGGGGATCGGGTACGCGGAAGCGGCGCGGCGGCTGGGGCGGCCGACGTCCACGGTGAGCCGGGAGGTCGCCCGCAACGGCGGGCCGGGGGCCTATCGCGCGGACCATGCGCACCGGGCCACGGCCTGGCGGGCCCGCCGCTCCGGCAGCCGTACCGCCGCGGCGTCCGGCGGCGGCCGGGGCGCGGAGTCCGGGGAGGCCCGGCTCTTCTGGGAGCAGTTCGCGGCGGCGATGGCGGCGACCGGGCTGCCCCGGATGGCCGCCCGGGTGCTGACCGAGCTGTTCACCACGGACACCGGGAGTCTGACGGCCGCCGAGCTGGTGCACCGGCTGCGGGTCAGCCCGGCCTCCGTCTCCAAGGCGGTCGGCTATCTGGAGGGGCTCGGCACGATCCGGCGCGAACGGGACCACGGTGGACCCCCGGCGCGACGGCGGCGCGACCGGTACGTCCTGGACGACGATCTGTGGGTCTCGGCCTGGACTTCGGGCGCGGACTCCACCGCCCGGTGGGCGGGGACCGCGCTGCGCGGCGCGGAGCTGCTGGGCCCGGAGACGCCCGCGGGGGCACGGCTGCAGCAGACCGCGCTGTTCTTCCAGCGGCTCGCGGCCGATATGGATGCCGGGCCGGTTCCGGCGGCCGACGGCGACCGGGTGCTGACCGTGCTCGCGGCCCTGGTCGAGGCGGGCGGCCCGCGGACCACGGACACGCTGGCGGCGGCCCTGGGCTGGCCGGAGGGACGGGTCGCGGCAGCCGTGGCGACCGCCGTACGGCATCCGGAGCTGACCGATCCGCTGGCGCTGCGGGAGGCCGCCCCCGGGCTCTGGACGGCGGCCGCCCGGCCCGGCCGGCTGAGCCCGTCCCAGCAGACGGCCCTGACAACAGACCAGGCGGACCAGGCGGACCAGGCAGCGCAGGCAGCCCCGACGGCCTCGCGAAGGGCGTGA
- a CDS encoding DUF5954 family protein, with product MPDDWKRRIDRLHENLVKLDDPAAWVTEADAVEASYRYPDLLVRGPAFGLAAQNTGGHGESPGAAAQPWCDGGENGTWRLLRPVASGTPQEARDSLNSFLWFRAKDETGDPRVRRRLLDAVGILENEPVNEVEVLGCRYRVVRADGFARRGDEGMEPPRPTDPDPGHDHAWESDRRRRWPEVGLVIDPDREEGLMAGAMKLGLRSFTYSGTLYPDQVRRDSELAVEHYPEIALLPVGFSLAELADGRWTPRGALLPSPHDARRALFDGMNEFWPVMYRFNAAERAAHALAAAEFRAAGRADEARVGDTLYRVCRIERAIRCGPDGPETPRASDLDSWGPMKLHPTMDDDGTLHYEEG from the coding sequence ATGCCTGATGACTGGAAGCGACGGATCGACCGGCTGCACGAGAATCTGGTGAAGCTCGACGACCCGGCGGCCTGGGTGACCGAGGCCGACGCCGTCGAGGCCTCGTACCGCTACCCCGATCTCCTGGTGCGCGGCCCGGCGTTCGGGCTCGCCGCGCAGAACACCGGCGGGCACGGTGAATCCCCCGGGGCCGCGGCGCAGCCCTGGTGCGACGGCGGGGAGAACGGCACCTGGCGGCTGCTGCGGCCGGTGGCCAGCGGCACCCCGCAGGAGGCGCGGGACAGCCTCAACTCCTTCCTGTGGTTCCGGGCCAAGGACGAAACCGGTGATCCACGGGTGCGCCGCCGACTCCTCGACGCGGTCGGCATCCTGGAGAACGAGCCGGTGAACGAGGTCGAGGTGCTCGGCTGCCGCTACCGGGTGGTCCGCGCCGACGGGTTCGCCCGCCGCGGCGACGAGGGCATGGAGCCGCCGCGGCCCACCGACCCCGACCCGGGCCACGACCACGCGTGGGAGAGCGACCGCCGCCGCCGGTGGCCCGAAGTCGGCCTCGTCATCGACCCCGACCGGGAGGAGGGGCTGATGGCGGGCGCGATGAAACTGGGCCTGCGGTCCTTCACGTACAGCGGCACCCTCTACCCCGACCAGGTGCGCCGGGACTCCGAACTGGCCGTCGAGCACTACCCCGAGATCGCCCTGTTGCCCGTCGGTTTCAGCCTGGCGGAGCTGGCGGACGGCCGGTGGACGCCCCGGGGCGCGCTGCTGCCGTCGCCGCACGACGCCCGGCGGGCCCTCTTCGACGGGATGAACGAGTTCTGGCCCGTGATGTACCGCTTCAACGCGGCCGAGCGGGCGGCGCACGCCCTGGCGGCGGCCGAGTTCAGGGCGGCGGGGCGGGCGGACGAGGCACGGGTCGGGGACACCCTGTACCGGGTCTGCCGCATCGAACGCGCGATCCGCTGCGGCCCGGACGGCCCCGAGACCCCGCGCGCCTCCGACCTCGACAGCTGGGGCCCGATGAAGCTCCACCCGACGATGGACGACGACGGGACGCTGCACTACGAGGAGGGGTGA
- a CDS encoding NADAR family protein, which yields MIRKTRLVHREADGRRIPGTWRHAFINNGGRYFLTDLFIYADGIVDAWEPVTLEEFEQKLASGWVATELPEGGRASGHHLAEWTFGTPRTWHTAEQLLAEVRDTVDELNGRPDSTDRCLAAVDRFMADRTEANRLAVRETYYAIPETVRHYALGDMDLKDWPLRILAAGPGGTDEVAEEEVGREDYEEAIAYFADGAGWGPAAGPAADACPPSLHVPHCFPAASDTPDKTALRNTYPAPIVYEGTVHPTVVHAYWALSTLDPAARAAITAADSPFTAKRLGEEAVRHGDWERTRTAVLGRLLLAKFTQHPELAAVLLATGTAAILYDDMDDPFWGDNGGRGRNWMGRLLELTRAELPAPAGPEPVRRAPAGR from the coding sequence ATGATCCGTAAGACGAGGCTCGTCCACCGCGAGGCGGACGGCCGCCGCATCCCGGGCACCTGGCGCCATGCGTTCATCAACAACGGCGGCCGGTACTTCCTGACCGATCTCTTCATCTACGCGGACGGCATCGTCGACGCGTGGGAGCCGGTCACCCTGGAGGAGTTCGAGCAGAAGCTGGCCTCCGGCTGGGTGGCGACGGAGCTGCCCGAGGGCGGCCGGGCCTCGGGACACCATCTGGCGGAGTGGACGTTCGGGACGCCCCGCACCTGGCATACGGCGGAGCAGCTGCTGGCCGAGGTCCGCGACACCGTCGACGAGCTGAACGGCCGCCCGGACTCGACGGACCGCTGTCTGGCCGCGGTCGACCGCTTCATGGCCGACCGCACGGAGGCCAACCGGCTCGCGGTCCGGGAGACGTACTACGCGATCCCGGAGACCGTGCGCCACTACGCACTCGGCGATATGGACCTCAAGGACTGGCCGCTGCGGATCCTGGCGGCGGGTCCCGGCGGCACGGACGAGGTGGCGGAGGAGGAGGTCGGCCGGGAGGACTACGAGGAGGCGATCGCCTACTTCGCGGACGGCGCGGGGTGGGGCCCGGCCGCCGGGCCCGCCGCCGACGCATGCCCGCCGTCGCTCCATGTCCCGCACTGCTTCCCCGCGGCCTCGGACACTCCGGACAAGACCGCGCTGCGGAACACGTACCCGGCGCCGATCGTCTACGAGGGCACGGTCCATCCGACGGTCGTGCACGCCTACTGGGCGCTGTCCACCCTCGATCCGGCGGCCCGCGCCGCGATCACGGCGGCGGACAGCCCGTTCACCGCGAAACGCCTGGGCGAGGAGGCGGTACGCCACGGGGACTGGGAGCGGACCCGTACGGCGGTGCTGGGCAGGCTGCTGCTCGCGAAGTTCACCCAGCATCCCGAACTGGCGGCCGTACTGCTCGCGACCGGGACCGCGGCGATCCTCTACGACGATATGGACGACCCGTTCTGGGGCGACAACGGGGGCCGGGGCCGGAACTGGATGGGCCGGCTGCTGGAACTCACCCGCGCGGAACTGCCCGCCCCGGCCGGGCCGGAGCCGGTACGGCGGGCACCGGCTGGTAGGTGA
- a CDS encoding DUF4190 domain-containing protein, with the protein MTMPTPPGDESSTPPAPQPPQPWAETPPPWSRHPAPPRPPRNGMGVTALVLGIIGIILGLAVILFWLSWLPALLALIFGIIGVSHARKGTATNKGMALGGVIMGSAGLLLSIGGGLLTVFFVNEANDTAEDRILQIEASAEAEDREAKKKEAAAAAARKLSFGEPFLFENGLKVTVHKPKPYAPDSFASGHAKGNKAIEVTVTVLNTNKVRMSLESGLPTVYDTEGADTEMIIDASDRLKFMNDFVLPGKQAVGRYAFSLPPTAATTAEVEFNPSLADLDGARWSGSL; encoded by the coding sequence ATGACCATGCCCACCCCTCCCGGCGACGAGAGCTCCACTCCCCCGGCCCCTCAGCCGCCTCAGCCGTGGGCCGAGACCCCGCCGCCCTGGTCCCGGCACCCCGCCCCGCCGCGGCCGCCCCGCAACGGAATGGGCGTCACGGCCCTGGTCCTCGGCATCATCGGGATCATCCTGGGCCTGGCCGTCATCCTCTTCTGGCTGTCCTGGCTCCCGGCCCTGCTGGCGCTGATCTTCGGCATCATCGGCGTGAGCCACGCCCGCAAGGGGACCGCGACCAACAAGGGCATGGCCCTGGGCGGTGTGATCATGGGCTCGGCCGGTCTGCTGCTCTCCATCGGCGGCGGTCTGCTGACCGTGTTCTTCGTCAACGAGGCCAACGACACCGCCGAGGACCGGATCCTGCAGATCGAAGCCTCGGCCGAGGCCGAGGACCGCGAGGCGAAGAAGAAGGAGGCGGCCGCGGCCGCCGCCCGGAAGCTCTCGTTCGGCGAGCCCTTCCTCTTCGAGAACGGTCTGAAGGTCACGGTCCACAAGCCGAAGCCGTACGCCCCGGACTCGTTCGCCAGCGGCCATGCGAAGGGCAACAAGGCGATCGAGGTGACCGTCACCGTCCTCAACACCAACAAGGTACGGATGTCCCTCGAATCCGGCCTGCCCACGGTCTACGACACCGAAGGCGCCGACACCGAGATGATCATCGACGCCAGTGACCGTCTGAAGTTCATGAACGACTTCGTCCTCCCCGGCAAGCAGGCCGTCGGCCGCTACGCCTTCTCCCTGCCGCCCACGGCGGCGACCACGGCCGAGGTGGAGTTCAACCCCTCGCTCGCGGACCTGGACGGCGCCCGCTGGTCGGGCTCCCTCTGA